In Wolbachia endosymbiont of Cimex lectularius, the following are encoded in one genomic region:
- the proS gene encoding proline--tRNA ligase, with protein sequence MRLSKYYLPTLKEIPAGAEIASHRYSLRASLIKQTASGIHSWLSLGLRVLRNIEDIIRDEMNKAGAIEVLMPCVQPASLWRESGRYDDYGKEMLRIKDRHESDMLFGPTHEEVAADLIRGTVKSYKDLPLCLYQIQWKFRDEVRPRYGVMRGREFLMKDAYSFDIDYENALNSYNLMYKTYIKIFKRMGLTPIGVRADTGPIGGNLSHEFHILASTGESTLYYDNKFSKLLESEDIESLKSIYAVADDMHDLKTCPIPQEQLSVSKGIEIGHIFYFGDKYSKPMNAKVTSHDGKNVNVHMGSYGIGVSRLVGAIIEAFHDDKGIIWPEAIAPFRIGLINLQTKTSKCVEIADKIYKALKNDEVLYNDTEGSVGVKFARMDLIGLPWQIIVGKKAASENIVEIKNRATGEIEEMQIEEAINRFNAE encoded by the coding sequence ATGCGCCTATCTAAATATTACCTACCAACTTTGAAAGAGATCCCGGCTGGTGCTGAAATTGCTTCTCACCGATATTCGTTACGTGCGAGCTTAATCAAGCAGACAGCGTCTGGCATTCATTCTTGGTTATCGCTCGGTCTGCGCGTGCTTAGGAATATTGAAGACATCATCAGAGATGAAATGAATAAAGCTGGTGCAATTGAGGTATTAATGCCTTGTGTGCAACCAGCAAGCCTTTGGCGAGAATCAGGACGTTATGATGATTACGGCAAAGAGATGCTGCGCATTAAGGATAGGCATGAGAGTGATATGCTTTTCGGGCCAACGCATGAGGAGGTAGCAGCTGATTTGATTAGAGGTACAGTAAAGAGTTACAAGGATTTACCACTTTGTTTATATCAAATTCAGTGGAAGTTTCGTGATGAAGTAAGGCCTCGTTATGGTGTTATGAGAGGCAGGGAATTTTTGATGAAGGATGCGTATAGTTTCGATATAGACTATGAAAATGCACTGAATTCATACAATTTGATGTACAAAACTTACATAAAAATCTTCAAACGCATGGGACTCACCCCAATTGGAGTAAGAGCAGACACAGGGCCAATTGGAGGAAATTTAAGCCATGAATTTCACATATTGGCAAGCACTGGTGAGAGCACTTTATACTACGACAATAAATTTTCCAAGTTATTAGAAAGTGAAGATATTGAAAGTCTGAAGAGTATATACGCAGTTGCAGATGATATGCACGACCTCAAAACTTGCCCTATACCGCAAGAACAGTTAAGCGTTAGTAAAGGTATTGAAATAGGGCACATTTTTTATTTTGGCGATAAATATTCAAAGCCAATGAATGCAAAAGTCACCTCACACGATGGAAAAAATGTCAACGTGCATATGGGTTCGTATGGCATTGGAGTTTCAAGGCTTGTTGGTGCGATAATAGAAGCTTTTCATGATGATAAAGGGATTATCTGGCCAGAGGCGATAGCTCCCTTTAGGATTGGTCTAATCAATTTACAAACGAAAACTAGCAAATGCGTGGAGATTGCAGACAAAATATACAAAGCTTTAAAAAACGATGAAGTGCTTTACAATGATACAGAGGGAAGCGTAGGAGTGAAATTTGCTAGAATGGACCTAATAGGCTTACCGTGGCAAATAATTGTTGGAAAGAAAGCAGCAAGTGAAAATATAGTTGAAATAAAAAATAGGGCAACTGGAGAAATTGAGGAAATGCAGATTGAAGAAGCAATAAACCGCTTCAATGCAGAATGA
- a CDS encoding penicillin-binding transpeptidase domain-containing protein: protein MWTKNKVFNRRAFILGSIQLTISTIFSYRLYNLQIRNRQKYEALSNNNRIRITNIVPRRGRILDRNGVELAVNKIVFNEQKISGKEADLQVLSEIESDLARPSGTKITALYKRYYPFGSMCSHVLGYTKKQQEISEVGVSGIEYTYDHILKGEPGKSEQEINSKKRVMRELLNIPQQDGQDVQLTIDIDLQKKIAEVFQGHKGSAVVIDVNNGEILALYNSPSYDNNLFTSRLSNETWESLNAPSLPLVNRALSYQIPPGSIFKVIVALAGLKDGIITPEEKFSCRGYMTIGERKFRCLKSKAHGYVSLNEAMTFSCNTYFYNIGKKISIDSLVEMARKFGIGSGPLIGTFKEEAPGLLPDRDWRMQKLYSQWYLGDTINLVIGQGYLLTTPLQLAVLAARIATGKEVVPHIEISKTAQDFSEIDVNHEHLDIVRKAMFDVVNSKAGAYRKGLEFIQIAGKTGTPEINSRGESHKLFIAYGPCHGPCYAISVFIEHGKTPRQDVAIASEILRYMLRK, encoded by the coding sequence ATGTGGACAAAAAACAAAGTCTTTAACCGCAGAGCATTCATATTAGGTAGCATTCAGCTTACCATTTCTACAATTTTTAGTTATAGGCTATATAATTTACAAATACGGAATAGACAAAAATACGAAGCGCTTTCTAACAATAATAGGATACGGATTACCAATATTGTGCCTAGGCGGGGCAGAATTCTAGATAGAAATGGCGTCGAACTCGCGGTAAACAAAATCGTGTTTAATGAGCAGAAAATTTCTGGTAAAGAAGCTGATTTGCAGGTGTTATCAGAAATTGAATCTGATTTAGCAAGACCTTCGGGGACAAAAATAACTGCTCTTTATAAACGTTACTATCCGTTTGGTTCGATGTGTTCTCATGTACTTGGGTATACGAAAAAACAGCAGGAAATAAGCGAGGTAGGAGTAAGTGGCATTGAGTATACGTATGATCATATATTAAAAGGTGAACCAGGGAAATCTGAGCAGGAAATAAATTCCAAGAAGCGTGTTATGAGAGAATTATTGAACATACCACAGCAAGACGGGCAAGATGTGCAGCTAACAATTGATATTGATCTGCAGAAGAAAATTGCAGAGGTATTTCAGGGTCACAAAGGCTCTGCAGTGGTCATTGATGTAAATAATGGGGAAATTTTAGCGTTATACAATTCACCCTCCTACGATAATAATCTCTTTACTAGCAGACTATCGAATGAGACTTGGGAGAGTCTAAATGCTCCTTCATTACCGCTTGTAAATCGTGCATTATCGTATCAAATTCCACCTGGTTCGATATTTAAAGTAATAGTTGCGCTTGCAGGTTTAAAGGACGGAATAATCACACCAGAGGAAAAATTTTCATGTAGGGGCTATATGACAATAGGAGAGCGGAAATTCCGTTGCCTGAAAAGCAAAGCCCATGGATATGTATCTTTAAACGAGGCAATGACTTTCTCATGCAACACTTACTTTTATAATATAGGAAAAAAAATAAGTATAGACTCTCTAGTAGAAATGGCCAGAAAATTTGGTATCGGAAGTGGGCCACTAATTGGAACGTTTAAGGAGGAAGCTCCAGGGTTATTGCCTGATAGAGATTGGCGCATGCAGAAGCTATATTCGCAGTGGTATTTGGGTGACACTATCAACTTAGTTATAGGACAGGGATATTTGCTTACAACACCACTGCAACTTGCAGTTCTTGCAGCAAGGATTGCAACAGGGAAAGAGGTGGTTCCCCACATTGAGATAAGTAAAACGGCACAGGATTTTTCTGAAATCGATGTGAATCATGAGCACCTTGACATAGTTCGAAAAGCTATGTTTGATGTGGTGAATTCTAAAGCTGGAGCCTATAGAAAAGGGCTTGAGTTCATACAAATTGCCGGCAAAACCGGTACTCCAGAGATAAACTCCAGGGGTGAAAGCCATAAATTGTTTATCGCTTATGGCCCCTGCCATGGCCCGTGCTACGCAATCTCTGTATTCATAGAACACGGCAAAACTCCACGCCAGGATGTTGCTATAGCGAGTGAGATATTGCGGTATATGCTAAGAAAATGA
- a CDS encoding rod shape-determining protein, with amino-acid sequence MSFFQKLTRKFCNIFTFKGLFASDIAIDLGTANTLVYQKNQGIVLDEPSVVARIKEKGSYVPYAFGKKAKMMLGKTPGEIEAIRPLKDGVIADFKSAEEMLKYFIRSANTKLTVNKPNIIICVPSGSTPVERRAIQDAAESAGANEVFLIEEPMAAAIGAGLPVTEPEGSMVVDIGGGTTEVAIISLGGIVYSRSARVGGDIMDEAIKSYIRENHKLLIGETTAEKIKKSVGSASLPGENNKEGMMVKGRDLVSGMPKEMLLSEYQVAESLIEPVHQIISAIKTALESTPPELSSDIVDKGIVLSGGGGLLRNLGKVISETTKLPVRVADDPLCCVALGSGKVLENMDYFSHVLFKQD; translated from the coding sequence ATGAGTTTTTTTCAGAAATTAACTAGAAAATTTTGTAACATTTTCACTTTCAAAGGTTTATTTGCTAGCGATATTGCTATAGATCTTGGCACTGCGAACACTTTAGTTTATCAAAAAAATCAAGGAATAGTGCTTGATGAGCCTTCAGTTGTAGCAAGAATAAAGGAAAAAGGAAGCTATGTTCCTTACGCTTTTGGTAAAAAAGCTAAAATGATGCTAGGAAAAACGCCTGGAGAAATAGAGGCAATCAGGCCATTAAAAGATGGGGTCATTGCTGATTTTAAAAGTGCGGAAGAGATGCTAAAGTATTTCATACGCAGTGCAAATACAAAACTCACTGTTAATAAACCTAACATTATCATATGTGTTCCATCTGGGTCCACTCCAGTTGAAAGGCGTGCTATACAAGATGCAGCAGAAAGTGCTGGTGCAAATGAAGTATTTTTGATTGAAGAGCCAATGGCTGCAGCAATTGGTGCTGGACTTCCGGTTACCGAACCTGAGGGTTCCATGGTTGTTGATATAGGAGGGGGTACAACCGAAGTTGCAATTATTTCTTTAGGAGGGATTGTTTATTCACGGTCTGCCAGAGTAGGTGGCGATATTATGGATGAAGCAATAAAATCATACATTCGTGAAAACCATAAGTTATTGATTGGTGAAACAACAGCTGAAAAAATTAAGAAAAGTGTAGGTTCGGCTAGCCTACCGGGTGAAAATAATAAAGAGGGAATGATGGTTAAAGGTAGGGACTTAGTGAGCGGTATGCCAAAAGAAATGCTTTTATCAGAATATCAGGTTGCAGAGAGTTTAATAGAGCCTGTGCATCAAATAATTTCTGCTATTAAGACAGCATTAGAGAGCACTCCTCCTGAACTTTCTTCTGACATAGTCGATAAAGGGATAGTTTTATCTGGTGGTGGTGGATTATTACGCAATTTAGGCAAAGTTATTAGTGAAACAACAAAACTGCCAGTGCGTGTGGCAGATGACCCGCTTTGTTGCGTTGCCCTAGGTAGTGGCAAAGTGCTTGAAAACATGGATTATTTCAGCCATGTTTTATTTAAGCAAGATTAA
- a CDS encoding carboxypeptidase, with the protein MKSHKFLEEVLCKVKSIENTLKVLSQSQLNVEDKVEQMGLLEEIKHEIISHDIIKESLIEASALGNKRNVNNRQLKLMERMHKSSSAIPIDLVKSLSQAKVECQNLWKLSQSETSSLEKLKKRFADLVKLVREVVSIKSQQLKCSKYDSLLADYDFDITEKSIKEIFPKVGKFFCESVDKIIEKQKKDKAINMQKVATQRQIELGSLCLQKMGITLCHTSCYHPIDYNESDFCCGLFLLLRCSGHEIYRKCLAQNSVSSLIAEHVMYETQGLFMERVIGTSREFIEFIQPYIKEKFSIKGKTNAKFSSIENLYLVFNKINFSSLLKNADELSLLAHIMLRTRLEQNIINGTLEVKDLHDAWLEGMKHYKIPVKAKNELDTYFQDEYWASGIMGYFPIKIMALITAVQIFSFIKKNHHEFLGAIMKGDFSLLISWLSQNICSTKYGFSNLLKKVTGKGLDVECCTNYLSEKYNLSQ; encoded by the coding sequence ATGAAATCTCATAAATTCCTAGAGGAAGTATTGTGTAAGGTAAAGAGTATTGAAAATACGCTAAAAGTACTAAGCCAAAGCCAATTAAACGTAGAAGATAAAGTTGAGCAAATGGGTCTTCTAGAAGAAATTAAACATGAAATTATTTCTCACGACATAATAAAAGAATCATTAATAGAAGCAAGTGCTCTTGGCAATAAAAGAAATGTTAACAATCGGCAGCTAAAATTAATGGAGAGAATGCATAAAAGCAGCAGTGCTATTCCCATTGATTTAGTAAAGTCTTTATCTCAAGCTAAAGTTGAGTGCCAAAATTTATGGAAGCTATCTCAGTCTGAAACTAGCAGCTTGGAAAAGCTGAAAAAACGCTTTGCTGATCTGGTCAAGCTCGTTCGCGAAGTTGTTTCTATAAAATCGCAGCAATTAAAATGCTCGAAATACGACTCACTGCTTGCTGACTATGATTTTGATATCACAGAAAAGAGCATAAAGGAAATATTTCCTAAAGTAGGCAAATTTTTTTGTGAAAGTGTAGATAAAATAATTGAAAAGCAAAAGAAAGACAAAGCCATTAATATGCAGAAAGTTGCTACTCAAAGGCAGATTGAACTCGGCTCGCTGTGTCTACAGAAAATGGGTATTACATTATGCCACACTTCTTGTTATCACCCTATAGATTACAATGAATCTGATTTTTGTTGCGGTTTGTTTCTACTTTTACGATGTAGTGGCCATGAAATTTATCGAAAATGTTTAGCGCAAAATTCTGTAAGTAGCCTAATTGCAGAACACGTTATGTATGAAACCCAAGGATTATTCATGGAGAGGGTGATTGGAACATCTAGAGAATTTATTGAATTTATTCAACCGTACATAAAAGAGAAGTTTAGTATAAAAGGTAAGACTAATGCAAAATTTAGCAGTATTGAGAATTTGTATTTGGTTTTCAATAAAATAAATTTTTCTTCCCTTTTAAAGAATGCAGATGAACTTAGTCTGTTAGCTCACATCATGCTGAGGACTAGGTTAGAACAGAATATAATAAATGGTACGTTAGAGGTCAAAGACCTCCATGATGCATGGCTGGAAGGTATGAAGCATTATAAAATTCCAGTAAAAGCTAAAAATGAACTAGACACTTATTTTCAAGATGAATACTGGGCAAGCGGAATCATGGGATATTTCCCTATTAAAATTATGGCTTTAATTACCGCTGTACAGATTTTTTCTTTCATTAAAAAAAATCATCACGAGTTCTTAGGTGCTATAATGAAAGGAGATTTTAGTTTACTTATCAGCTGGTTATCCCAAAATATATGCAGTACAAAGTATGGTTTTTCGAATCTACTAAAAAAAGTAACAGGCAAGGGGTTAGACGTTGAATGCTGTACTAATTACTTATCTGAAAAGTATAATTTGTCTCAATAA
- a CDS encoding Sir2 family NAD-dependent protein deacetylase — protein MRNLLQKCLILLILSINVCYAENVLLQAPQKVSEEDINRVTANHDSSMCFAQTEPGKWHVKWCWNSCIDSGNSKSGFQLSFNGDDLIKELTKQENVSLSDKEGQKNYEYGCVVSDKRLSSKRSNNTYHFAQTLYVRNATPNRISVPQVVKLINDKNVVFYTGAGISALVVPDVSELNKQFGVAFYDRNLKQDDAIALIHKILKEPEKFAKIIDNFYKACLYGIPTSAHYAVKNIALLKNWQLLTENVDLLHQRSGIEVLGNTGGKMNFDWLMNNIKPEHLRQIDFIVTCGLNSDTVGFLALYKKHNPKGKIIAMNLVQPNYLGDDDILVAGDLQETLPDLFENLSRL, from the coding sequence ATGCGTAATCTTCTGCAAAAATGTTTAATTCTACTAATTCTTAGTATAAATGTCTGTTATGCGGAGAATGTTTTACTGCAAGCCCCACAAAAAGTTTCTGAAGAAGACATCAATAGAGTAACAGCTAATCATGACAGTAGTATGTGCTTTGCTCAGACAGAACCGGGAAAATGGCATGTGAAATGGTGCTGGAACTCTTGTATAGACTCTGGAAATAGCAAATCAGGGTTTCAACTATCCTTTAATGGTGATGATTTAATTAAAGAATTGACAAAGCAAGAAAATGTCTCGCTCAGCGATAAAGAAGGACAAAAAAATTACGAATACGGTTGTGTAGTTAGTGACAAAAGGTTAAGTAGCAAAAGATCAAACAATACCTATCATTTTGCTCAAACTTTGTACGTACGAAATGCAACTCCAAATAGGATATCAGTACCACAAGTTGTTAAACTCATCAACGACAAGAATGTAGTTTTCTACACTGGTGCTGGAATATCAGCACTAGTAGTGCCAGATGTATCCGAGCTTAATAAACAATTTGGAGTAGCTTTTTACGACCGCAACTTAAAGCAAGATGATGCTATTGCACTTATACATAAAATTCTCAAGGAACCAGAAAAGTTTGCGAAAATTATAGACAATTTCTACAAAGCTTGTCTTTATGGCATACCAACTTCAGCTCATTACGCAGTGAAGAATATAGCTTTACTTAAAAATTGGCAGCTACTCACTGAAAATGTGGATTTACTTCACCAACGTTCAGGGATTGAGGTCTTGGGAAACACGGGTGGTAAAATGAATTTTGATTGGTTGATGAATAATATCAAACCAGAGCACTTAAGGCAAATTGATTTTATTGTTACCTGCGGACTCAATAGTGACACAGTTGGGTTTCTCGCTTTGTATAAAAAGCATAATCCTAAAGGAAAGATAATTGCAATGAATCTAGTACAACCAAATTACTTAGGAGATGATGATATTTTGGTAGCTGGTGATTTGCAAGAAACTTTGCCTGATTTATTTGAGAACTTATCTCGGCTTTAG